The following coding sequences are from one Seonamhaeicola sp. ML3 window:
- a CDS encoding HU family DNA-binding protein — protein sequence MNKTDLIDAMAEHAGITKAAAKKALECALIEIEGALQKGNRVSLVGFGSWSVSKRSAREGRNPQTGETIKIKAKNVVKFKAGADLSSAVN from the coding sequence ATGAACAAAACAGATTTAATCGATGCAATGGCAGAACACGCAGGAATTACTAAAGCTGCCGCTAAAAAAGCATTAGAATGTGCACTTATTGAAATTGAAGGAGCTTTACAAAAAGGTAACCGTGTTTCTTTAGTAGGATTTGGTTCTTGGTCGGTTTCTAAAAGATCAGCAAGAGAAGGAAGAAACCCTCAAACTGGTGAAACTATCAAAATCAAAGCTAAAAACGTTGTTAAGTTTAAAGCTGGTGCAGATTTATCAAGCGCTGTTAACTAA